In Raphanus sativus cultivar WK10039 chromosome 5, ASM80110v3, whole genome shotgun sequence, the following proteins share a genomic window:
- the LOC108858447 gene encoding uncharacterized protein LOC108858447, whose protein sequence is MSKLANLDFPALKSNGENFLDWALDARIMLRSKGLGDTIISDNKSSDKDRYNAIYIIRHHLQESLKTQYRTMENPLDLWNALQRRYDHQKTVMLPRAQYDWKHLRFQDYKTVDEYNSVLFKIVSMMELCGEKITELEMLNKTFSTMHSSNMVLQQQYRERKFTTYTELIECLLLKPIMNC, encoded by the coding sequence ATGTCTAAATTGGCAAATCTCGACTTCCCTGCTTTGAAAAGCAATGGTGAAAATTTCCTTGATTGGGCACTTGATGCAAGGATCATGCTACGATCAAAGGGACTTGGTGATACGATCATAAGTGACAATAAGTCCAGTGATAAAGATCGATACAATGCTATTTACATAATACGCCATCATCTCCAAGAGAGTTTGAAAACCCAGTACAGAACCATGGAAAATCCATTGGACCTTTGGAACGCTTTACAGCGACGTTATGACCACCAGAAAACGGTGATGCTTCCAAGGGCTCAATATGACTGGAAACACTTGAGGTTCCAGGACTATAAAACAGTCGACGAGTACAACTCTGTCCTGTTTAAAATTGTTTCCATGATGGAATTATGTGGTGAAAAAATTACTGAGCTCGAGATGCTTAATAAGACTTTCTCGACGATGCATTCCAGTAACATGGTATTGCAACAGCAATACAGAGAAAGAAAATTCACCACATACACTGAGTTGATCGAATGTCTTTTGTTGAAGCCAATAATGAACTGTTAA
- the LOC130494919 gene encoding uncharacterized protein LOC130494919, whose product MRPPGTAPLPDISKLAIEQKKESNLVHHNNQPGSFRGRGRGRGGTFNAHRRGRGRGNTPGFSRGRGRGRSVSFKPQIKTDLCHRCGMGNHWAKNCRTPKHLCELYIKSLTEKPEAHMVRDSGYEGDDDEEDTEYVQNKEEGSNQDTEMEFQTSDILK is encoded by the coding sequence atgaggcctccgGGAACGGCTCCATTACCTGACATCTCTAAACTTGCTatagagcaaaagaaagagagtaaCCTCGTCCACCATAATAACCAACCCGGCTCATTCCGTGGTAGAGGTAGGGGACGAGGTGGCACGTTTAACGCACACAGGCGAGGACGTGGTCGCGGGAACACACCAGGCTTCAGccgtggtcgtggtcgtggcCGTAGTGTGTCGTTTAAACCTCAGATCAAGACTGATCTATGCCATCGTTGTGGTATGGGGAACCATTGGGCAAAGAACTGCCGTACTCCTAAGCACCTATGTGAACTTTATATCAAAAGTCTAACAGAGAAACCGGAAGCTCATATGGTTCGAGACTCAGGATATGAAGGAGATGATGACGAAGAGGACACAGAATATGTCCAGAACAAAGAGGAAGGATCAAACCAAGATACCGAGATGGAGTTTCAGACTTCAGACATTCTGAAATAA
- the LOC108859742 gene encoding uncharacterized protein LOC108859742, translating to MEEEYIRVINITVIGVISWGLIFILVRRIFSNYSFDFSTRIVSTLHATVAVVLATLTIQDWSCPVYPIASTSSLQQMETIAFSLSYMIYDLICSHFDQVLSIDNAVHHSVCILGFVAGLCYRKCASEMVAAIWITEISSPFLHLREILKEIGYRDTDLNLAADVCFATIFSLARIVGGPYLVYVTITADNPFLIKAMALGLQLVSAFWFYKILKMMRYKIVKRSMLNTKSD from the exons ATGGAGGAAGAATACATAAGAGTGATTAACATAACAGTGATTGGAGTTATCTCATGGGGTTTGATTTTCATCCTCGTGCGACGAATCTTCTCAAACTACTCCTTCGACTTCAGCACTCGTATTGTCTCGACCCTTCACGCCACAGTCGCGGTCGTTTTAGCAACTCTTACGATTCAAGATTGGTCTTGTCCAGTTTATCCCATCGCTTCCACGTCATCTCTCCAGCAGATGGAAACGATTGCGTTTTCTTTGTCTTACATGATCTACGATCTCATTTGTAGTCACTTTGATCAAGTCCTAAGCATTGATAATGCCGTTCATCATTCTGTCTGCATTCTTGGTTTTGTAGCTGGGCTTTGCTACCGaaag TGCGCATCTGAGATGGTTGCAGCAATTTGGATTACAGAGATCTCAAGTCCATTCCTTCACCTCAGGGAGATTCTTAAAGAAATTGGTTACAGAGACACCGATCTCAATCTTGCCGCCGAT GTGTGTTTTGCAACAATCTTCTCACTCGCGAGAATAGTGGGTGGACCTTACCTTGTTTACGTCACGATAACTGCTGATAATCCCTTCCTCATCAAG gCAATGGCGTTGGGATTACAACTCGTGAGCGCTTTCTGGTTTTACAAAATACTCAAGATGATGAGATACAAAATTGTGAAAAGATCAATGCTCAATACAAAATCAGATTAG